In Nostoc sp. UHCC 0926, a single genomic region encodes these proteins:
- a CDS encoding ABC transporter permease subunit, whose product MNIQTICLIISDTLRLTTPLILAALGELVTGKSGVLNLGVDGMMLVGAVAGFIAASVTGNIYLRLFIALIYIRNSDRLDSCPANNYYG is encoded by the coding sequence GTGAACATCCAAACAATCTGCTTAATCATCAGTGATACTCTACGGTTAACGACACCTCTAATTTTGGCGGCACTAGGTGAATTAGTGACTGGAAAATCGGGCGTGTTAAACCTGGGCGTAGATGGAATGATGCTGGTTGGGGCTGTGGCTGGTTTTATTGCTGCTTCAGTTACAGGTAATATTTACTTACGATTATTCATAGCACTAATATATATCAGGAATAGCGATCGCCTCGATTCATGTCCTGCTAATAATTACTATGGCTAG